Genomic window (Tripterygium wilfordii isolate XIE 37 chromosome 11, ASM1340144v1, whole genome shotgun sequence):
TAGAGAAGAATGATCAGGGAAATCAGAGTTTTGAAACTGAAGACTCAGTGTGCTGTATATAATAAGTTGTTAGCTGGAACACCAGAAAGTATGTAGTTGTAAGTCAGATATTACCTCCACCCACCCACAACCATCAGCACGAACCCTAAGGAACAGCAAAATGGAGGAGTTGAAGAGAAGGGGATAGGGTTACCTAAGGCCTATATAAAGCCTACCTGAATCCCTTATCAGTTGAACTTCGGCCCAACGTCATCTAGTCATGATATTGTCATACCACCTTAATGCATTTCTGGATGTTTACACCCCAATAGATTAGTTCCACAAAAAAATAGTGACGGAGGGACATCTTTGCCACAGGTGTCACTCTTTTCATTTCTAATCGCTAATGGGAAGTTCTAATGAATGTAGTTTTACTTCTTTTTAACCATAAAAATGAAGAGTACCCTAAAACCTAACTAGAACATCCTGGCATGGAAACTTTCAGAATTATGAAGGAAAGCTGTTACAGGATTTCAGTTAAATTAATTGAGTAGAATTTTCAGGCCAAGTATACCATATAATCCCTTAGAGCACTAGATATGAATGAGGTTTCCTCTCAGACAAAGCATAGGCACATTATAAGTCATATTGGACACAAGTTATTGGCAAGGGATCTGATTGCGCCTGACAACCTCTGGATGATAAATGTCTAGTTCTCAAAGACAATATCTTatatcacatcaacaaaagcaaCACAATAGCCACAAGAAAATACAATGCATCAATATTTAGGTGCCCATTAATGCTATAGCATCATTAGCAATCCATGCACCAGAAATATCAGAATATAACTAATAATATGTATGATTAATACAGAACTACATCACCATGGCTACTTACTTGCAGAGTAGGGAGAGATGCAAGCTTTCATAAGTACGTTCCATGTTTCATCAGGATTATCATCGGATCTACACAAAGGGGGCTGGACCCTGGGTTCTCTCTTCAAGTAACAGCTATTACTCAGCGGCTTTGCAAAAATAACAGATTGGTCTTTCTTTACAGCAACTCTCCAACACATTCTTTTCACAAGATCATACATGGCATTCCAGATCCTTTGATTCTCTGGATCTTGTGCATAGGCTTCAGGAGAAGAGTACACAAAATAGCCACCTGGTCTTAATACTCTATCTAGTTCTAATAAGAGAATCCCATCTCGCTGAAGCCAATCAATGCGACATCGCGAACAATGAGCCAGTTCAAATGATCGGCTAGGATAAGGAAGTCTTTTAGTTCCCAAGACACCTAGAGTTGAAGGAATTCCCCTCTCCAGTGCAAATTGTATCTGATTCTCATGTACATCATTAGGTGCAACGGACATGGCTACAATATTGTGGGAAAGAAGATAGGCTCCAAAGCTTGCAACCCCACAACCTATGTCGATAGCATTCCGAATGTTTCCACCATTGTGGAGTTTATCATCAGGAAATTTAAGCATCTATACCAACAGAGGATTCAAAATTAAGCttggaaagaaaagaaacaaaaacaaaataatgctaCATCCAGAGGGTAAGGAAAATCAGCATTTTTGCCTACGATGTTAACTAAACCTAATAGAGTCATTTTTCATCAAGAAGGCAAAAATTAAATATCCAAAAGCTACCATACATCATATACTAGCTGTCCCTCTCCACAAGTCATTCTGAATAAACTGATGAAGGTATTGAACATACCCTAGCAAGAGAAATGATATACTTATCAGCTCCATAATGGAAATGGGTGCCTCCACcgggaaaatttattttctcccCGTTCACTACCATCCAATTTTGATCAGACTTCTCTTGTGCAAGATGTGTATGTGGTATATTTGCCTTCCATACTTCAATTCTACTTGCAGGCCATCTTATAGGGATCTGAAATTCTAAAGATGAAATTATTGGAATTAAAACTAACTGAAAACAAACTGAAACAACTTGAATGAGGGCAAAAAGAATCCTTAACCTTGTAACCAACTGGTGGTGGAATCAGACAGTTATATCTCCTCTCTGGAGGAGGACAATGCCGCTCATAGTGCTCCATCAAATTCAAATTGGGCTTTAATTTATATTGATATATGAGGTTTCTATCCAAACAAGGTATCAACTCTGAATATCTGATGTCACAAACCTGCAAAGAACCACTGACCATCAATTGTCCCCCTCAAATATTAACATATAAAACacagagagaagagaaatgcAGGGCTCGGGATGGCGGTTGGGGATCGACACATTTGAATGGTAAGCtagaaaaatcaataaaaggAAAGAATACAAACAACAATCAATAACCACAAAAATGCTTACAATTAAGACTCAAAAGTAAGTGGCATGAATATTTGATACATATATGGCAGACTCTTTTCTTAGAAACTCattaacaaaataattttaccCTATTTATCTCATTCAATCAAAGTACATAACAGTAAACAACCGAGAGAACAAAAAAGGACTCTTCACAAGTTTAACA
Coding sequences:
- the LOC120009740 gene encoding probable methyltransferase PMT9; translation: MKQKSERIATSKLLIYLLIAFIAILGLICMYYGSAFAPGLSGSGDGESGYDGVDPVLGRIALTREFDNFFEDRELNPVIPKSIPVCDIRYSELIPCLDRNLIYQYKLKPNLNLMEHYERHCPPPERRYNCLIPPPVGYKIPIRWPASRIEVWKANIPHTHLAQEKSDQNWMVVNGEKINFPGGGTHFHYGADKYIISLARMLKFPDDKLHNGGNIRNAIDIGCGVASFGAYLLSHNIVAMSVAPNDVHENQIQFALERGIPSTLGVLGTKRLPYPSRSFELAHCSRCRIDWLQRDGILLLELDRVLRPGGYFVYSSPEAYAQDPENQRIWNAMYDLVKRMCWRVAVKKDQSVIFAKPLSNSCYLKREPRVQPPLCRSDDNPDETWNVLMKACISPYSAKMHKEKGSGLVPWPERLTAAPPRLEEIGVSPNEFHKDTSIWHSRVIEYWKQMKSVVQRNSFRNVMDMNSNLGGFAAALKDKDVWVMNVAPVQKFSRLKIIYDRGLIGTVHDWCEAFSTYPRTYDLLHAWTIISEMKEQGCAVEDLLIEMDRILRPDGFVIIRDKLSMINYVRKFLTALRWDGWLSEVEPRADALSLDEERVLIARKRMWNESMSTI